CACATATTTCAAATTCCTCTTCTTCCTAAACTAACCTTACTAATGGGTCTATACTACCAACTGaaacatcaataaattaatCACCAAACTAAAACTAAGTAGAAGAAGATAAGAGGATAATGAATAAATAGGAATTACCATGTGTCTGCAGACACAGCTATTTGTCATGGTTTCGACAAAGAAACTACACATTTTCCACCTGATTTATGTTGATCACCACCCATGCCATATATCTCCAACAGTTCATACTTGGCACTGTTGTCCCACATAACCTGTTTCATTACATGGATCTTGTACTCACCCATCTCTTTCTTCTCAAACCTAGCGAAAGTAGTTTGAAAAGATCGGTTTCTATCATTTTCGTTACTGTTCAGAGGAGGTTGAGTCTCGGCCTTCAGCACAAGAGGATAAAcctcttcatcttcatcaccgTTTTCGGTTACTCCCTCTTCTTCTAACGTCGAGATCTCAGTGCCAGCTCCAAAAGCCTGTCTAAAATTCTGATTAAGACCTTCccaaaaaaacattgaaatctGTCTAACCCATCTCGTCTTTGATGCTATCAGCTTACCATCTGAAGCTTCCTTCGCATAAAACATCAGGGTAATGCTGTTTCATCACACgtaaacaaaacaaacacacacatcAAACAACACCTATCTCATCAAGAACATTCGTGCAAAAATAATCAAGACTGATATCTATTAACATCTTTCAATCCATACCACAACCTTAAAAGTGTGTTTTTGGTTCTTTTTCTTTACATGGTActcaaatttatcattttttttttcctgaaaaTGATTGATCTTGAAATCATATCTTGATTATGGATCATACCAGATACGCacaaaaatgatgaaaatgtaTCAGAACGTCGAATTCTTTAACCAAGATATATTAATTTGGATGCAATCATGGACGTAAATCTGAAAAGactaacaacaacaacacatgAGACTTCAGATTCATTCATTACCTGACGTGGCATGGAAAGAAAGATGAAAACATGGAAGATTTTGCAGCACAAGATTTGAATGTAGGGTaagtaaaaaaagagaaattggGTTGAAGGAATGAAGTGGGGGGAGGCATTACGTACCATCCAGGAGCGGTGGCATCAAGGATGAAAGTGAGAAAAAAACGGTGAGGGTTGGTCACATCAGGTTCCACGCAAAGACTCTCCTTCCGAATATTAATGGCATCATTCTTGACGGTGACAGTTTTGGCGCGGTAAACgtaaggtggtggtggtggagaggATCCAGGGTGGCGATAATGACGGCGAGTTTCAACGTAGTTGTTTTCGTCTTTCCCTTGTTGGTGGCGCCGCCTCATTCTCCGGCTTCCGATATTCCCCATTTTGGTTGGTTCTCTGTTACcacctctcttcttcttcttcttcttcgtgcTTTGAACTATCGAAATTCGTGGCCAAATTATAGTGCTACTATACAACTGTGTCACGCGTTGGTAAGGGAACATAACTAAAGAAGAGGAAGAGCGAGAAAttacaaaaggaaaaatatgttacgcacatgttttttatttttttattttttttatcacgcACAGTATATATAACCTATAAAATACACCTTTTTGTGTTGTGTCtatcaatcatttttcattataaagagtaatcatatttataattactcatttaatcacttattatataatttttattctcttatctCGTACTTGAGAAATTCCAATGAATTAGCGAATAAATAGTTAACGTTGGAAGTTGACGTGTTCTTTTAAGTAGTATTTATTTACCATGGATGGTGGAGCTATATATTACGTCATTCTCCATAATAGTTTTTATTCCAAAGAATTGGGCTTTTTATTTTTGGGCCAACCCCAGTTATTACAAAATAGTCCATAAGCAAAAGGAGGATTGTGGAggaagtaataaaaaaaaaaacagaaaaaagaagagGGAGAGAATCTCATTCCCTTCCAATATGCAAAATTGTTGTATCACTATTGTTGCAcgaaaaataatagttatttattCACTACTTCACTGGATAGACAAGTGCAAGAACTTGATAAACAATAATGTTATTAAGAATTAACGAGTGGATCTCAATTCATTAAGacagttataaaaaaaaatcaacagcTGAAggattttgtcttaatttattCGAGAGAATagtaattgaaattaaaaagaaacaataatattatagaagaaaaaacattgatttgAGTGTTTAGATAAATGTTTCCAATACATATTTTCTAACAATTCACATTCAATAACATAGATCATGCACTTAGTTGTTTCAAGTGACTCCAAATCTGACACATGGAAGTTGAAACGTTGATTCAAACATgcactaatttttaattctcaCATGATTAATAAAGTGTGTTTGGAAACAAGTTCACACATAAAATCAcatcaaatacaaaaaagaaaaaattgtattcaAGTAATTATGGAGATACACCATTTCGATAGGTATTTTCAATCAAGTTGGagatcatatattttaaaataatcataacaaaaTTCTGATATCAAATCGAGAgtaattaaatcatttaaaaaacgAATTTcaacaattgaaaaaaataaacgatttattaaaaattaagaatttggTCTATGAAGGAGGTTCCATTCTAATTAATATGAATTTAGAAGGAAGAAACAATAAGAATATTAAAAGAGAGATCGAGACGTGAACATATAAATAAGGACAATAACATTCTGATTTGTTATCTTGACTAGAACATGAATGATTTCTTATTTTGATAATCTGAACATTAAAGAACTGCATTTAAGTGTTTGACCTAATATTTATCCAATTTCATCTAAAGATTCCTAATGTGGTTCTTGgctcaattctttttttaactttgtctattggATTTGCTAGTTTATTTAAAGCTTGGCATACAAAAACTTCTTGATTCATTACAATCCttaatttgcatttttttaaaacctAAAATAGAATCAAATAAGCAAAATAACAGTTAAATCTAACAAAACCAAAACAGGTAATCTCTTTAATACATGTCCCgttaaaataaaaggaattggATTATGATATATGGACTAAGTTGCATCGTCATTTTATAGAACAGGATTCCAAATCACTTACTTGAAACAGTGAGCAATTTATTCACAAACTTTGAGTGGAGGGAAATTTTAGTTCTTTACAGTAAAAGTGAGCAGATTCCAttctcaaataataataataactaaaatgaaTCCCATTCTCTAACTCACTGCTCTCTTACAGtgtgaatgaaaataaagataaagaatgaGAGTTACACTTCCAGAACATCTCATTACAGTAAAAGAAAAGTatgacaaaatttaaaatgagcGTGTAATATGCATGTGCAACTATgattaatcaataaataaagtGTTTGATGATAATTCACATAATCACGTAGTTGGTTGGCGGGGAAAGAGGTCAAACCATGTATTCATTCATATCTCAACatcaaattgatgatgaagagtGTACACGATGTACTAAGGACTGTGAAGCATTAAATAATGACGCTGTGGACAAAGGGATGAAATAGAGTAATGAAGCATGGTCCCAATTAATCTTGCAAGGCTTGAGAAGACAAATCATTTTAACGTCACATTGTTGATTAAGTTCATACCACATAAATGGGAAGAAGAAAACTAGACCTTAATTCAGGAAGTACAGCTGGAGGGATAAACAAGGAGCAGGAACAGATTATAGACATGAGGGGACCTCGTTTTCATGTTACACAAAAAGGTAGCACCAAGAAAATGATATCAAAATAGCTGGTAACCTTGTTTTCACCTATGCTTCAAATGCAACATTCAAATTTTGAGCCAAATGGTGAGAAAAATACTAGCAGCGGTCTCTCTCATTTCACCTTTTCTGAACACCTTGGCTACAGCCTACAGTCCCAGAGAAACTAAACTCATAAAACTCTGGTCAGACAAAACAAATTTCCCCTACAACACACTAGATTTCTCTAGTCATCAACGACGGGCACGGATTGTGACAAacatactatatatatatacaacatGATTGAAGCAACAAGCAATGAACATTAAACAATGAAAATCTTTCATTTATTGGTTTACATATTTGGCTAAAAAAGATAACAGAACATATCTATGTAAGCCTACTCAGTAATCTGAAAAGCAATTTAGAATTATGGACCAGGAATGTGAGAAATACATCCAAATAAACCGTGTTAAAAGAAAGAAACCAAATTTGGAAAGCTATCCCTGCAACAATTAACTCAGTAAATGAGGTGATTGAACATGGAGGCACCCTTCAAGGCTAAGTCAGATTGTGGATACCAGCATCCTCTGTTGAGTCAATCTAAAATTATCTCAACAACCCATAACAGCACAATTATACACGAAAACCCCGACGTTTTCCTTCACACCAAGTACCTGCCAATCTATGGTGCCATTCCTGACCCCTGACTTAGGACACCATGAACTCAGCACAATTGCTTCACCTTCTGGACCCCTTTGTCCACCCACAACCAAAAGTTGCTCTCCACAGGCCTTGAAAGCTAACCCCCAACCATTAGATGAATCTGCCCGGACCGGAAGCCTCCCCAACTCATTCCATGTGTTCTTTTCCTTGTCATATTTCTTCACCATGTTAGTTACATGCTCAACTGCGTATAACTGATTATCCACAACTGCCACAAGTGGCGGTGCCTGAACACCCTCGTTAACATATGGATACATACCCTCTATTTTCCGCCAATTCCTTGTCTTAAGGTCATATTCCTCTCCACAAGTTAATGAAACGGTTATACTCGACATTCCACCAATCACGTAGAATTTGCCATCCATAAAAAAACCAGAACACAATCTACGTGGAGTGTGCATGCTCGGTAGAAGTTCCCACATACCTGATGAAGAGTCATACAACTCAGCTGATTTTAGAACATTTCCATACTTATCACTTCCTCCAGCAATAATAGC
This region of Vigna unguiculata cultivar IT97K-499-35 chromosome 5, ASM411807v1, whole genome shotgun sequence genomic DNA includes:
- the LOC114184764 gene encoding probable E3 ubiquitin-protein ligase LOG2; the encoded protein is MGNIGSRRMRRRHQQGKDENNYVETRRHYRHPGSSPPPPPYVYRAKTVTVKNDAINIRKESLCVEPDVTNPHRFFLTFILDATAPGCITLMFYAKEASDGKLIASKTRWVRQISMFFWEGLNQNFRQAFGAGTEISTLEEEGVTENGDEDEEVYPLVLKAETQPPLNSNENDRNRSFQTTFARFEKKEMGEYKIHVMKQVMWDNSAKYELLEIYGMGGDQHKSGGKCVVSLSKP
- the LOC114185043 gene encoding F-box/kelch-repeat protein At5g60570-like isoform X2 yields the protein MDRGEGVNDGFSGPGPNDSLLPGLIDDVALNCLAWVSGSDYTSLSCINKRFNKLINSGYLYGLRKQLKAVEHLVYMVCDPRGWVAFDPKVNKWMSLPKIPCDECFNHADKESLAVGCELLVFGREMMEFAIWKYSMVCRGWVKCQGMNQPRCLFGSSSLGSIAIIAGGSDKYGNVLKSAELYDSSSGMWELLPSMHTPRRLCSGFFMDGKFYVIGGMSSITVSLTCGEEYDLKTRNWRKIEGMYPYVNEGVQAPPLVAVVDNQLYAVEHVTNMVKKYDKEKNTWNELGRLPVRADSSNGWGLAFKACGEQLLVVGGQRGPEGEAIVLSSWCPKSGVRNGTIDWQVLGVKENVGVFVYNCAVMGC
- the LOC114185043 gene encoding F-box/kelch-repeat protein At5g60570-like isoform X1, which produces MTKKLRLGCSLQAEEDGEKVSNFLEMDRGEGVNDGFSGPGPNDSLLPGLIDDVALNCLAWVSGSDYTSLSCINKRFNKLINSGYLYGLRKQLKAVEHLVYMVCDPRGWVAFDPKVNKWMSLPKIPCDECFNHADKESLAVGCELLVFGREMMEFAIWKYSMVCRGWVKCQGMNQPRCLFGSSSLGSIAIIAGGSDKYGNVLKSAELYDSSSGMWELLPSMHTPRRLCSGFFMDGKFYVIGGMSSITVSLTCGEEYDLKTRNWRKIEGMYPYVNEGVQAPPLVAVVDNQLYAVEHVTNMVKKYDKEKNTWNELGRLPVRADSSNGWGLAFKACGEQLLVVGGQRGPEGEAIVLSSWCPKSGVRNGTIDWQVLGVKENVGVFVYNCAVMGC